Proteins encoded within one genomic window of Sulfurovum sp. XGS-02:
- a CDS encoding VF530 family DNA-binding protein — MHGEHKNNPLHGIKLKQIVEELQEEYGWELLAEFVNIRCFKYDPSVNSSLKFLRKTPWAREKVEALYLLMRKKREKER, encoded by the coding sequence ATGCATGGTGAACACAAAAACAATCCTTTGCACGGGATTAAACTCAAGCAGATAGTCGAGGAGTTGCAGGAAGAGTATGGTTGGGAACTGCTGGCAGAGTTCGTGAACATACGATGTTTCAAGTATGATCCAAGTGTCAACTCCTCTTTAAAGTTCTTGAGAAAAACACCCTGGGCAAGAGAAAAAGTTGAAGCACTGTATCTGCTGATGCGAAAGAAGAGAGAAAAAGAGCGCTAA
- a CDS encoding 4-(cytidine 5'-diphospho)-2-C-methyl-D-erythritol kinase, translated as MGGFEGGDEGGYWDVDTLPISTNNGNEDKSIRMQSCIEKTDTGYSIKAHAKVNIFLKITGHENGYHTLLSRFMYIEDLYDTIAFVPCECDTFTIEGCEGIPLESNTIYKAYKALNDYTGDLDILNFFYKHKVVVTKRIPSQAGLGGGSSDAAAFMRLVKEVCNLLISTKELAKLGSAIGADLPFFIYNYTSANVSGFGEIVEPFEEEPLSLELYTPDIGCDTGLVYKTFKEHLLSDISLASFIGWDKLDSKTLLERIADPMMLNDLYKAALIAYPELQNEAKEGWFFSGSGSTFFRLR; from the coding sequence ATGGGTGGTTTTGAAGGTGGTGATGAAGGTGGATACTGGGATGTCGATACGCTTCCCATATCAACAAATAATGGAAATGAGGACAAATCGATCAGGATGCAGTCCTGTATAGAAAAGACAGATACAGGCTACAGTATCAAAGCCCATGCCAAAGTCAATATCTTTTTAAAGATCACCGGACATGAAAACGGCTATCATACCCTGCTCTCCCGATTCATGTATATAGAGGATCTCTATGATACCATTGCCTTTGTACCCTGCGAATGTGATACTTTTACCATAGAAGGGTGTGAAGGTATACCACTCGAATCCAATACCATCTACAAAGCCTACAAGGCACTCAACGACTATACCGGTGACCTTGATATACTCAACTTCTTTTACAAGCATAAGGTCGTCGTCACCAAACGTATCCCGAGTCAGGCAGGCTTAGGCGGAGGCAGTTCTGATGCCGCAGCCTTCATGCGTTTGGTCAAAGAGGTATGCAACCTTCTGATCAGTACCAAAGAACTGGCAAAACTGGGAAGTGCCATAGGTGCAGACCTTCCCTTTTTCATCTACAACTACACCTCGGCAAATGTCAGCGGTTTTGGGGAGATCGTTGAACCTTTTGAAGAGGAACCACTCTCTTTGGAACTGTACACTCCGGATATAGGGTGTGATACCGGCCTGGTCTATAAGACCTTTAAAGAACATCTTCTGAGTGATATTTCACTTGCTTCTTTCATAGGATGGGACAAACTTGACTCAAAAACACTGCTCGAACGCATTGCAGATCCAATGATGTTGAATGATCTTTACAAGGCTGCACTTATCGCCTATCCTGAGCTACAAAACGAAGCGAAAGAGGGGTGGTTCTTTTCAGGGAGCGGGAGTACATTTTTTCGTCTGCGTTGA
- the truB gene encoding tRNA pseudouridine(55) synthase TruB encodes MNRLFVVNKPIFRSSNGYMGYVKRKYGTKKVGFSGTLDPFATGCLIVATGQYTKLFQYLNKTPKSYKATLWLGANSPSLDIEKIDSIKEVSPFAQQQIEEVLLSLKGELTYYPPKFCAKKINGKRAYELAREGEEVALKTITSTIHDIKLLNYNHPFVHFEATVSEGTYIRSLGALIADKLGVDGTLSSLHRVHEGAFYYEDEKALDPFTHLAIPSNTYRGEEEYIELGKKLSVEYFETKEDGIYLIETSHFFSIIEIMGEEVKYRFNRIPKFEAC; translated from the coding sequence GTGAATCGATTATTTGTTGTCAATAAACCTATCTTCCGTTCTTCGAATGGGTATATGGGGTATGTCAAACGTAAATACGGAACCAAGAAAGTGGGGTTTTCGGGTACGCTTGACCCTTTTGCGACAGGATGTCTCATCGTGGCTACAGGACAATACACCAAACTCTTCCAATACCTCAATAAAACACCTAAAAGCTACAAAGCTACCCTATGGCTAGGGGCAAACTCTCCAAGCCTTGATATAGAGAAGATAGACAGTATTAAAGAGGTATCTCCTTTCGCCCAACAGCAGATAGAAGAGGTACTGCTCTCCCTCAAAGGCGAACTGACCTACTACCCTCCAAAATTCTGTGCCAAGAAGATCAACGGAAAACGCGCCTATGAACTTGCACGTGAAGGTGAAGAAGTAGCACTGAAGACCATCACCTCCACTATCCATGATATTAAACTGCTCAACTATAACCATCCCTTTGTACACTTTGAAGCCACAGTGAGTGAAGGAACCTATATTCGAAGTCTAGGAGCATTGATCGCAGACAAGTTGGGTGTGGACGGTACACTCTCAAGTCTACACCGTGTCCATGAAGGGGCATTCTACTATGAAGATGAGAAAGCCCTGGACCCCTTTACGCATTTGGCCATTCCTTCCAATACCTACAGAGGTGAAGAGGAGTATATTGAACTGGGGAAAAAGCTCTCTGTGGAGTATTTTGAAACCAAAGAGGACGGCATATATCTCATCGAGACTTCACACTTTTTTTCCATTATCGAGATCATGGGTGAAGAGGTAAAATACAGGTTTAACCGTATCCCGAAGTTTGAAGCGTGCTAA
- a CDS encoding ATP-dependent helicase translates to METILNALNPSQREAVEHIDGPMLILAGAGSGKTKTLTTRLAYLVGEVGIDPANTLTLTFTNKAAAEMRERALKLMPEKVSYPPLLCTFHKFGLLFLKFHIEKLGRSNAFVIIDSDDKKRLLRAIAKELKVDLNISFIASEISKYKNSLLSPELVLEKAELPDYKQIANIYIKYQANIEENNLVDFDDLLMLTYKILSENDALRKETSQRYQYIMVDEYQDTNELQFQLLELLSSEHNNLCVVGDDDQSIYGWRGANIRNILEFANNFETCKTVKLETNYRSTEPILNAANTLIEHNSTRLGKKLTSHKGSGQEVKLLHSLDESMEAKAIAHEVQKLLDEGVDPNEIAVLYRINALSRSLEEGFTKAGLGFKLIGGMRFYERAEIKDLISYLRVLSNPHDDFSLIRIINKPKRGIGKASIEKLQKAAFDAKMSLFEYIKKSVKGELPAVVSKKINTALEKLVEDITLLQEALENELGNFITLFEERIKLKDHYAGMVDGFDRILNIDEFYGYFRDAVMKNPDLTLDEFLNDISLQSDQDQVEEDTITIMSIHAAKGLEFEHLFVIGLEEEFFPLLGEGSNMEEERRLGYVAITRAKSDLTLCYVDSRFYKGRRKMIDKSRFLGEAGLIQDTSLKITKSSAFKKGDLVKHKIFGIGRVQAANKSGKEYKLLINFGGNKKEILSSFVQSI, encoded by the coding sequence ATGGAAACAATTTTAAATGCATTAAACCCATCACAACGTGAGGCCGTTGAGCATATTGACGGACCGATGCTTATCCTTGCAGGGGCAGGCAGTGGGAAGACGAAGACACTGACGACCAGACTTGCTTACCTTGTAGGTGAAGTAGGTATTGATCCTGCAAACACTTTAACCCTCACATTTACCAATAAAGCTGCTGCAGAAATGCGTGAACGTGCCCTTAAATTAATGCCGGAAAAAGTCTCCTATCCTCCACTTTTATGTACCTTTCATAAATTTGGTTTGCTCTTTCTAAAATTCCATATCGAAAAGCTCGGTAGAAGCAATGCCTTTGTGATCATAGACAGTGACGATAAAAAACGTCTTTTACGTGCCATAGCCAAAGAGTTGAAAGTAGATCTCAACATCTCATTTATCGCTTCTGAGATCTCAAAATATAAAAACTCACTTCTCTCTCCTGAACTGGTACTGGAAAAAGCTGAACTGCCTGACTACAAACAGATAGCCAATATCTATATCAAATACCAGGCGAATATCGAAGAGAACAACCTTGTGGACTTCGATGACCTTCTCATGCTCACCTATAAGATACTCAGTGAGAATGATGCACTCAGAAAAGAGACAAGCCAGCGATACCAGTACATCATGGTCGATGAGTACCAGGATACCAATGAACTGCAGTTCCAACTGCTTGAGCTGCTCTCTTCCGAACACAACAACCTCTGCGTAGTGGGGGATGATGATCAGAGTATTTACGGATGGAGAGGTGCGAATATCCGTAATATCTTGGAGTTCGCCAATAACTTTGAGACATGCAAAACGGTCAAACTTGAAACCAATTACCGTTCCACGGAACCCATCCTCAATGCTGCCAATACCCTTATAGAACACAATTCGACACGTTTGGGCAAAAAACTCACTTCGCATAAAGGCTCCGGGCAAGAGGTCAAACTCCTCCACTCACTCGATGAGTCTATGGAAGCCAAAGCCATCGCACATGAAGTACAAAAACTCCTCGATGAAGGCGTGGATCCCAACGAGATAGCCGTACTCTACCGTATCAATGCGCTCTCACGTTCACTCGAAGAGGGTTTTACAAAAGCAGGACTAGGTTTCAAACTCATCGGAGGTATGCGCTTTTATGAACGTGCCGAGATCAAAGACCTCATCTCCTACTTAAGAGTACTTTCCAATCCGCATGATGATTTTTCTCTCATACGTATTATCAATAAACCCAAAAGAGGTATCGGTAAAGCATCCATAGAAAAGCTGCAAAAAGCCGCTTTTGATGCCAAAATGTCACTTTTTGAATATATCAAAAAATCGGTCAAGGGAGAACTCCCTGCGGTCGTCAGTAAAAAGATCAACACCGCTTTGGAGAAACTTGTCGAAGATATCACACTCTTGCAGGAAGCTTTGGAAAATGAACTCGGTAACTTCATTACACTCTTTGAAGAGCGTATCAAACTCAAAGACCATTATGCCGGTATGGTCGACGGTTTTGACCGCATCTTGAACATCGATGAGTTTTACGGATACTTCAGAGATGCCGTGATGAAAAACCCTGACCTTACACTCGATGAGTTCCTCAATGACATTTCACTGCAAAGCGACCAGGACCAGGTGGAAGAGGACACCATTACCATTATGAGTATCCATGCGGCCAAGGGACTGGAGTTTGAACATCTTTTTGTCATCGGGTTGGAAGAAGAGTTCTTCCCTCTTCTGGGTGAAGGCTCCAATATGGAAGAGGAGCGCCGTCTGGGCTATGTAGCGATCACCAGAGCGAAGTCGGATCTCACACTCTGCTATGTCGACAGCCGTTTTTACAAAGGCCGGCGCAAAATGATAGACAAGAGCCGTTTCCTGGGTGAAGCGGGACTCATTCAGGATACAAGCCTGAAGATCACTAAAAGTTCCGCTTTCAAAAAAGGGGACCTGGTCAAACATAAGATCTTTGGTATCGGACGTGTCCAGGCTGCGAACAAATCTGGCAAAGAGTATAAACTGCTTATTAACTTTGGCGGGAACAAGAAAGAGATACTGAGTTCATTTGTACAAAGTATCTAG
- a CDS encoding LysR family transcriptional regulator, with protein sequence MLKDFVKLETFLTVARERSFSKASAKLGISQPAVTQQIKFIEKYLGCKVIERKKNGIKLTNEGEELYKIATRLEKEILSSEQDILKIINKEITFRLGATYTIGAYIIPGQCLNTIGEAINNSVNLDIDRSDNIIEKLKDRKLDVGLIESPIFDNDLIYREWLEDELVVVSNVPINKTLKTEELYDFDWICRDEGSHTRRVVSEVFEELGVSCKSFNVLSEVNNSATVLQTIKKSDKNPDKPVVSIISKYAIMDEVANGELFEARLRGYTMSRKFFIVYSKENKHNAYVDNVVNYILAGRC encoded by the coding sequence ATGTTAAAAGATTTTGTAAAATTAGAAACATTTTTAACAGTAGCACGTGAGAGAAGTTTTTCTAAGGCTTCTGCAAAGTTAGGAATTTCACAACCGGCTGTGACACAGCAGATCAAATTTATTGAAAAATATCTTGGGTGTAAGGTGATCGAACGTAAAAAGAATGGTATCAAACTCACCAATGAGGGTGAAGAGCTCTACAAGATAGCGACAAGACTTGAAAAAGAGATACTCTCTTCAGAGCAGGATATCCTTAAGATCATTAACAAAGAGATCACGTTTAGATTGGGTGCTACTTATACGATAGGGGCATATATCATCCCTGGTCAATGTCTCAATACGATCGGTGAAGCGATTAACAACAGTGTCAATTTGGATATTGATAGAAGTGATAACATCATAGAAAAACTCAAAGATAGAAAATTGGATGTAGGTTTGATCGAGTCACCTATTTTTGACAATGATCTTATCTACAGAGAGTGGTTGGAAGATGAACTTGTCGTAGTGAGTAATGTGCCTATCAACAAAACACTCAAAACAGAAGAGCTCTATGACTTTGATTGGATCTGTCGTGATGAGGGTTCACATACAAGACGTGTTGTCTCTGAAGTGTTTGAAGAGTTAGGTGTTTCATGTAAAAGCTTTAACGTACTAAGTGAAGTAAATAACTCTGCTACGGTACTTCAAACGATCAAGAAAAGTGACAAAAACCCAGATAAACCAGTGGTTTCAATCATATCGAAATATGCGATTATGGATGAAGTGGCGAACGGAGAGCTTTTTGAAGCAAGGCTTAGAGGGTATACGATGTCTCGTAAGTTCTTTATTGTGTATTCTAAAGAGAATAAGCACAATGCCTATGTAGACAATGTTGTAAATTATATCTTAGCAGGCCGCTGCTAA
- a CDS encoding aminotransferase class IV has translation MSKERSKTPLLLETIRIEDGEIHNLSYHQHRCNKSRQILFDPDDILDLSSFIDAPKTGLYRCRILYAERLHSIEYIPYTPKEIRSVKIVSSDIEYSLKYANRDALNALLESNKDVDEVIIEKKGYLTDTTISNIAFFDGEQWLTPVNPLLEGTMRAKLIDEGFLHPKEIKKEELQNYSQVALMNAMIGFKILNIEPHKIL, from the coding sequence ATGTCAAAAGAACGATCAAAAACCCCTCTTCTACTTGAAACGATCAGAATAGAAGACGGGGAGATACATAACCTTAGTTACCATCAGCATCGATGTAACAAAAGCCGTCAAATACTCTTTGATCCTGATGATATACTCGATCTCTCTTCTTTTATAGATGCTCCCAAAACGGGTCTATATCGTTGTCGTATCCTCTACGCAGAACGCTTACACTCTATAGAGTATATACCCTACACTCCAAAAGAGATACGGAGTGTAAAGATCGTCTCCTCTGATATTGAATACAGTTTGAAATATGCCAACAGAGATGCTTTAAATGCCCTGCTGGAATCCAACAAAGATGTCGATGAAGTGATCATAGAAAAAAAAGGCTATCTGACCGATACGACCATATCAAATATCGCTTTTTTTGATGGTGAACAATGGCTAACACCGGTAAACCCCCTGCTTGAAGGTACGATGAGGGCCAAGTTGATCGATGAGGGATTTCTCCACCCCAAAGAGATCAAAAAAGAAGAGCTCCAAAACTACTCACAAGTAGCTTTAATGAATGCTATGATAGGATTTAAAATTCTAAATATCGAACCACACAAAATATTATAA
- the cysK gene encoding cysteine synthase A, whose translation MIANNIEELIGNTPLVKINTLSEETGTTILGKCEFMNPTSSVKDRIAFNMINAALKSGEIDQDTTIIEPTSGNTGIGLAAICASKGLKLILTMPESMSIERRKLLMHLGAELVLTPASEGMGGAIAKASALEKELDNAKVLQQFNNPSNPDIHRKTTAFEILNDTAGNLDIFVAAVGTGGTLTGTGEILRTKIPSLEIIAVEPSDSPVLEGGQPGPHKIQGIGAGFVPEILNTEIYDDIVAVSNEAAFAMAKKIAREEGLLIGISAGANLHAAYTIASRPENKGKTIVTVLCDTAERYLSTELFDT comes from the coding sequence ATGATTGCAAACAATATTGAAGAACTGATAGGGAATACCCCTTTAGTCAAAATCAATACACTTTCGGAAGAGACAGGCACGACGATCTTAGGTAAATGTGAATTTATGAACCCTACCTCTTCGGTAAAAGACAGGATCGCTTTTAACATGATCAATGCCGCGCTTAAATCGGGTGAGATCGATCAGGACACGACCATCATTGAACCCACAAGCGGGAACACAGGTATCGGCCTTGCGGCCATTTGTGCATCCAAAGGCCTTAAACTCATTTTGACCATGCCTGAGTCCATGAGTATAGAGCGCCGTAAACTTCTTATGCACTTGGGTGCAGAGCTTGTGCTTACACCAGCTTCAGAAGGTATGGGCGGGGCTATCGCAAAAGCATCTGCACTCGAAAAAGAGTTAGACAATGCAAAAGTACTTCAGCAATTTAACAATCCGAGCAACCCCGATATTCACCGAAAAACGACTGCCTTTGAAATCCTAAATGACACGGCGGGAAACCTGGATATATTCGTGGCTGCTGTAGGTACAGGCGGAACACTTACCGGTACGGGAGAGATACTCAGAACAAAGATACCTTCACTTGAGATCATTGCAGTGGAACCTTCGGATTCCCCGGTCTTGGAAGGGGGACAGCCCGGACCACATAAGATCCAGGGTATCGGTGCAGGGTTTGTACCCGAGATACTCAACACAGAAATTTATGATGACATCGTTGCAGTGAGCAATGAAGCCGCTTTTGCCATGGCAAAGAAAATCGCCAGAGAAGAAGGCCTGCTTATCGGAATCTCGGCAGGGGCAAACCTCCATGCGGCCTACACCATCGCAAGCAGACCGGAAAACAAAGGTAAAACCATCGTCACAGTACTCTGTGATACGGCGGAACGTTACCTCTCTACAGAACTCTTTGACACCTAA
- the pyrC gene encoding dihydroorotase: MQLNAPLDMHLHLRDGEMLENIAKSSASTFSGAIIMPNLVPPVSTKEEVVAYKQRIMAAIGEEKFTPYMTLFFKPTYDKAFLESVKEVITAIKLYPAGITTNSEGGVSGFDIEELRPALEAMSELNIPLCVHGETNGFVMDREAEFVSIYERLATAFPKLKIIMEHITTKESVDALDRFENLYATITLHHLIITLDDVAGGMLKPHLFCKPIAKRPEDRSALLKVALEAHPKVMFGSDSAPHPKHAKESCGCAAGVFTAPIALQVLAELFENEKAPLENLQAFVSGNAQKIYGVTPVNKTVILEKKAFSVPSDYNGVVPMYADETLAYSIKEVR; encoded by the coding sequence ATGCAATTAAACGCACCACTTGACATGCATTTACATCTCAGAGACGGAGAGATGTTGGAGAATATCGCTAAAAGCTCAGCGAGCACATTTTCAGGTGCTATCATCATGCCCAACCTTGTGCCCCCAGTAAGCACTAAAGAGGAAGTGGTCGCCTACAAACAGCGTATCATGGCTGCCATAGGCGAGGAAAAATTCACCCCCTATATGACACTTTTTTTCAAGCCCACCTATGACAAAGCATTTTTAGAATCGGTCAAAGAGGTGATCACCGCGATCAAACTCTATCCTGCGGGTATCACCACGAACTCCGAAGGCGGAGTCAGCGGGTTTGATATAGAAGAGTTGCGTCCTGCACTTGAAGCGATGAGTGAACTGAATATCCCGCTGTGTGTACATGGAGAGACCAATGGTTTTGTGATGGATAGAGAGGCTGAGTTCGTCAGCATCTATGAGAGATTGGCCACTGCTTTTCCCAAACTCAAGATCATCATGGAGCATATCACCACAAAAGAGAGTGTCGACGCGTTGGATAGATTTGAAAACCTTTATGCGACCATTACCCTCCACCATCTGATCATCACCCTTGATGATGTGGCTGGAGGTATGCTGAAACCGCACCTCTTCTGTAAACCCATCGCCAAACGTCCCGAAGACAGAAGTGCACTGCTCAAAGTCGCTCTGGAAGCACACCCTAAGGTGATGTTCGGGTCAGACTCTGCACCGCATCCGAAACATGCCAAAGAGTCTTGCGGCTGTGCGGCAGGCGTCTTTACAGCTCCCATCGCCCTACAGGTTCTGGCTGAACTTTTTGAAAATGAAAAAGCACCCCTGGAAAACCTCCAGGCTTTTGTTTCAGGAAATGCCCAAAAGATCTACGGTGTTACACCGGTGAACAAAACCGTTATCCTTGAGAAAAAAGCGTTTAGCGTACCTTCAGATTACAACGGCGTAGTCCCTATGTATGCAGACGAGACCTTGGCCTATAGCATCAAAGAAGTAAGATAG
- the yidD gene encoding membrane protein insertion efficiency factor YidD — translation MKNFFLAPIKGYQYISKMLPASCRYYPSCSEYAKWQFEFNAPHKALTASSLRILRCNQLFKGGIDYPLVDFKPPKPTALLKLNAFCGKIDIIYWLVPKSTDPDNTHYYVLKDFDAIKRTT, via the coding sequence ATGAAAAACTTCTTTTTGGCACCGATCAAAGGCTATCAATACATCTCTAAAATGTTACCTGCCTCCTGCCGCTATTATCCTTCCTGTTCAGAATATGCCAAATGGCAGTTTGAATTCAATGCACCCCATAAAGCATTGACAGCAAGCTCTTTACGTATTTTACGATGTAATCAACTCTTTAAGGGTGGTATTGACTACCCATTGGTTGACTTCAAACCTCCAAAGCCTACAGCTTTACTCAAACTTAATGCATTTTGTGGCAAAATTGATATCATCTATTGGCTCGTACCGAAAAGTACGGACCCGGACAATACACACTATTATGTTTTAAAGGACTTTGATGCAATTAAACGCACCACTTGA
- a CDS encoding MarR family winged helix-turn-helix transcriptional regulator, protein MSLCFLSLETSKVFNKLILEYLTSNGFDGLSDALIVLFPYLDEYEKLTASQLSKKVGYTRQAMHKNIKKLEEFGYITLVQENQKEKIIQLTRKSEKLIITANQYISHIENELSIQIGKKELEIYKDNQAKIYEYLNSISNS, encoded by the coding sequence ATGTCTTTATGTTTTTTATCTTTAGAAACCTCTAAGGTTTTTAATAAGTTAATACTGGAATATTTAACAAGTAACGGATTTGATGGGCTAAGTGATGCCCTTATCGTTCTTTTCCCCTATCTAGATGAATATGAAAAATTAACAGCATCACAATTATCAAAAAAAGTTGGCTATACACGTCAAGCAATGCATAAAAACATAAAGAAACTTGAAGAATTTGGTTACATTACACTAGTTCAAGAAAATCAAAAAGAAAAAATCATTCAGTTGACAAGAAAAAGTGAAAAACTTATCATTACAGCAAATCAGTATATATCACATATTGAAAATGAATTATCTATACAAATTGGGAAAAAAGAATTAGAAATCTATAAAGATAATCAAGCAAAAATTTATGAGTATTTAAATTCAATTTCGAATAGTTAG
- a CDS encoding monooxygenase has translation MKYILQVDFPHAGPFKEEFTETFTDLAKDIAREEGLIWKIWTENEETKEGGGIYLFDNLADANRYLDKHTKRLESFGYSNIRGKIFNVNEALSLIDGAHL, from the coding sequence ATGAAATATATATTACAAGTAGATTTTCCTCATGCAGGGCCATTTAAAGAAGAATTTACAGAAACATTTACTGATTTAGCGAAAGATATCGCAAGAGAAGAAGGTCTTATCTGGAAAATTTGGACTGAAAATGAAGAGACAAAAGAAGGTGGAGGAATTTATTTATTCGATAATCTTGCAGATGCAAACAGATATTTAGATAAACACACTAAGAGATTAGAGTCTTTTGGGTATTCAAATATTAGAGGAAAAATTTTTAATGTTAATGAAGCACTTAGCTTGATTGATGGTGCACATCTTTAG